In the Streptomyces sp. f51 genome, one interval contains:
- the rimP gene encoding ribosome maturation factor RimP: MSTTQSERLRELLDPLVTSQGLDLEEIEVESVGRKRVLRVVVDSDEGADLDAIADVSRALSAKLDETDAMGSGEYTLEVGTPGAERELKEHRHYVRATDRLVKFQLAEDGELLARILRVEDDGLDVEVPGVKGRKPTARRLAFGDIVKARVQVEFNRKDKKEEEA; encoded by the coding sequence ATGAGCACGACCCAGAGCGAGAGGCTTCGAGAACTCCTGGATCCGCTCGTGACCTCCCAGGGCCTCGATCTCGAGGAGATCGAAGTGGAGTCCGTGGGCCGCAAGCGAGTGCTGCGCGTCGTCGTCGACTCGGACGAGGGCGCCGACCTGGACGCGATCGCCGATGTGAGCCGCGCGCTCTCGGCGAAGCTCGACGAGACCGACGCGATGGGTTCGGGTGAATACACCCTCGAGGTCGGAACCCCCGGTGCCGAGCGCGAGCTCAAGGAGCACCGTCACTACGTACGCGCCACCGACCGCCTGGTGAAGTTCCAGCTGGCGGAGGACGGCGAACTGCTCGCCAGGATCCTGCGGGTCGAGGACGACGGTCTCGATGTCGAGGTGCCCGGCGTGAAGGGGCGCAAGCCCACCGCCAGGCGTCTCGCCTTCGGGGACATCGTCAAGGCCCGCGTCCAGGTCGAGTTCAACCGCAAGGACAAGAAGGAAGAGGAGGCGTAG
- a CDS encoding DUF503 domain-containing protein, translating into MYVGTLSFDLLLGDVHSLKEKRSLVRPIVAELQRKYAVSAAETGNQDLHRRAEIGLAVVSGDTQHLADVLDRCERLVAGRPEVELLSVRRRLHSDED; encoded by the coding sequence ATGTATGTGGGGACGCTGTCCTTCGATCTGCTCCTCGGCGATGTTCACTCGCTCAAGGAGAAACGCTCTCTCGTCCGGCCGATCGTCGCCGAACTCCAGCGGAAGTACGCGGTGAGTGCCGCCGAGACGGGCAACCAGGACCTTCACCGCAGGGCCGAGATCGGCCTGGCGGTGGTCTCCGGGGACACCCAGCACCTGGCCGACGTACTGGACCGGTGCGAACGGCTGGTCGCGGGCCGACCGGAGGTGGAACTGCTGTCGGTACGACGCAGGCTCCACAGCGACGAAGACTGA
- a CDS encoding aminoglycoside phosphotransferase family protein: protein MAFEPPSRLLRALGESRRSGPEGADEADEWLESLPGLVREAVAARELTVERVQAPGGRSSLVVLVRRADGTPAVLKLAPGRARPESERAALAHWDGRGAVRLLGPGDPEGAPGTDGVLLLERLHPDVSVRSLPEAKALLEAAGTLRRLWVEPPADVVLETVAERTGRQAEAMRATAAGEAGAGVRDLVGAALAARDELLAEPPETRLLHGTFRQSKVLAAERLPWLAVGPDPVVGECAFDLARLVRDRVEDLIASPSGASITRRRIKRLAESLDVDQARLRGWTLFRAVESGVRAGRVGRAQDAELLLEFAGWL from the coding sequence ATGGCCTTCGAACCGCCGAGCCGCCTCCTCCGGGCGCTCGGCGAGTCCCGCCGGAGCGGGCCGGAGGGCGCCGACGAGGCCGACGAGTGGCTGGAGAGCCTGCCCGGGCTGGTCCGGGAGGCCGTCGCCGCACGCGAGTTGACCGTGGAGCGGGTGCAGGCGCCGGGCGGGCGCAGCAGTCTGGTCGTCCTGGTGCGCCGGGCCGACGGGACGCCCGCCGTGCTCAAACTGGCGCCCGGGCGGGCGCGTCCGGAGAGCGAGCGGGCCGCGCTCGCCCACTGGGACGGCCGCGGCGCGGTCCGGCTGCTCGGCCCCGGTGACCCGGAGGGCGCTCCCGGCACCGATGGCGTGCTGCTCCTGGAGCGGCTGCACCCGGATGTCTCCGTGCGGTCGCTGCCCGAGGCGAAGGCCCTGCTGGAGGCGGCGGGGACGCTGCGGCGGCTGTGGGTCGAGCCGCCCGCGGACGTCGTCCTCGAGACGGTGGCGGAGCGGACCGGGCGGCAGGCCGAGGCGATGCGGGCCACGGCGGCGGGCGAGGCCGGAGCCGGGGTCCGGGATCTGGTCGGCGCGGCCCTCGCGGCCCGCGACGAACTGCTGGCCGAGCCGCCCGAGACACGGCTGCTGCACGGCACGTTCCGGCAGAGCAAGGTGCTCGCCGCCGAGCGGCTGCCGTGGCTGGCCGTGGGGCCCGACCCGGTGGTCGGCGAGTGCGCGTTCGACCTGGCCCGGCTGGTCCGCGACCGGGTGGAGGACCTGATCGCGTCGCCCTCGGGAGCCTCGATCACCCGCCGGCGGATCAAGCGGCTCGCCGAGTCCCTGGACGTGGACCAGGCACGGCTGCGCGGCTGGACCCTGTTCCGCGCCGTCGAGTCGGGCGTCCGGGCGGGCCGCGTGGGCCGCGCCCAGGACGCCGAACTGCTCCTGGAGTTCGCCGGCTGGCTCTGA
- a CDS encoding ferritin-like domain-containing protein, which translates to MTKRNRTEEAELKALQAALGAEHAAVYGYGVVGARIGTARQPDARSAYDAHRARRDELTRAVKDMGAAPEAASAAYMLPFPVTDTAAAIRFAAELEERVADVYSDLVRAATGDRRRMAAGALREAAVRAVRWSGESVAFPGLAERAGTPSPTASSPT; encoded by the coding sequence GTGACCAAGCGGAACAGGACCGAGGAAGCGGAGCTGAAGGCCCTTCAGGCCGCGCTGGGCGCCGAGCACGCGGCCGTCTACGGCTACGGCGTCGTGGGCGCCCGGATCGGCACGGCCCGGCAGCCCGACGCCCGCTCTGCGTACGACGCCCACCGGGCACGCCGGGACGAACTCACGCGCGCGGTCAAGGACATGGGCGCCGCGCCCGAGGCCGCGTCGGCCGCGTACATGCTGCCGTTCCCGGTGACGGACACCGCCGCGGCCATACGGTTCGCGGCCGAGCTGGAGGAGCGGGTGGCCGACGTGTACTCCGACCTCGTGCGGGCCGCCACGGGAGACCGGCGGCGCATGGCGGCCGGGGCGCTGCGCGAGGCCGCGGTCCGCGCGGTGCGCTGGAGCGGCGAGAGCGTAGCCTTCCCTGGGCTCGCCGAGCGGGCGGGCACCCCGTCCCCCACGGCGTCCTCGCCGACGTAA
- the infB gene encoding translation initiation factor IF-2, producing the protein MAKVRVYELAKEFGVESKVVMAKLQELGEFVRSASSTIEAPVVRKLTDALQQGNGGGKPAPRKAAPVKPGAPSPAQAARPAAPRPPAPKPAAAEKPAAAPVTPAAAGPRPTPGPKPAPKPAPAAPAPVAAEFTAPPSAPAAPQQAPSAPAAGPRPGAPRPAGQAPRPGTRPAGGPGQGGQGRGDRPERGDRQGAPRPGGQAPRPGGARPAGPRPGNNPFTSGGSTGMARPQAPRPGGAPRPGGAGAPGGPRPQGAGGQDRAPRPQGGPGGAPRPQGGPGGARPTPGGMPRPQGGAPRPGGGPGGNRPNPGMMPQRPAAGSPRPGGGPGGRGPGAGGGRPGGPGGGRPGGGFAGRPAGPGGGGGGFAGRPGGPGGGGGGFAGRPGGPGGGGGGRPGFGGRPGGPGGRGGTQGAFGRPGGPARRGRKSKRQRRQEYEAMQAPSVGGVMLPRGNGQSVRLSRGASLTDFAEKINANPASLVAVMMNLGEMVTATQSVSDETLQLLAGEMNYVIEIVSPEEEDRELLESFDIEFGEDEGDEDDLVVRPPVVTVMGHVDHGKTRLLDTIRKTNVVAGEAGGITQHIGAYQVATEVNGEERKITFIDTPGHEAFTAMRARGAKSTDIAILVVAANDGVMPQTIEALNHAKAADVPIVVAVNKIDVEGADPTKVRGQLTEFGLVAEEYGGDTMFVDISAKQGLNIESLLEAVVLTADASLDLRANPEQDAQGIAIESHLDRGRGAVSTVLVQRGTLRIGDTMVVGDAYGRVRAMLDDNGNNVEEAGPSTPVLVLGLTNVPGAGDNFLVVDEDRTARQIAEKRAARERNANFARRGVRFSLENLDEALKAGLVQELNLIIKGDASGSVEALESSLLQLDVGDEVDIRVLHRGVGAVTESDINLATGSDAIVIGFNVRAAGRAAQMAEREGVDVRYYSVIYQAIEEIEAALKGMLKPEYEEVELGTAEIREVFKSSKLGNIAGVLVRSGEVKRNTKARLIRDGKVIAESLNISGLRRFKDDVTEIREGFEGGINLGNFNDIKVDDVIATYEMREKPRS; encoded by the coding sequence GTGGCTAAGGTCCGGGTATACGAACTCGCCAAGGAGTTCGGCGTAGAGAGCAAGGTCGTCATGGCCAAGCTCCAAGAACTCGGTGAATTCGTCCGTTCGGCGTCCTCGACGATCGAGGCCCCCGTCGTACGCAAACTGACAGATGCCCTCCAGCAGGGCAACGGTGGCGGCAAGCCCGCCCCGCGCAAGGCTGCCCCGGTGAAGCCGGGCGCCCCCTCCCCGGCGCAGGCCGCCCGTCCGGCCGCCCCGCGCCCGCCGGCCCCGAAGCCGGCCGCGGCCGAGAAGCCCGCGGCCGCTCCGGTGACCCCGGCGGCTGCGGGTCCGCGCCCGACTCCGGGTCCCAAGCCGGCCCCGAAGCCCGCTCCGGCGGCTCCGGCTCCGGTAGCGGCCGAGTTCACCGCGCCCCCGTCGGCGCCGGCCGCGCCGCAGCAGGCCCCCTCGGCTCCGGCCGCGGGTCCCCGTCCGGGCGCCCCGCGTCCCGCCGGTCAGGCCCCGCGTCCCGGTACCCGTCCGGCCGGTGGTCCCGGTCAGGGCGGTCAGGGCCGTGGAGACCGTCCCGAGCGCGGCGACCGTCAGGGCGCCCCGCGTCCCGGCGGCCAGGCCCCGCGTCCGGGTGGTGCCCGTCCCGCGGGTCCCCGTCCGGGCAACAACCCGTTCACCTCTGGTGGCTCCACCGGCATGGCGCGCCCGCAGGCGCCCCGTCCCGGCGGTGCCCCGCGTCCCGGTGGCGCCGGCGCCCCCGGCGGCCCGCGCCCGCAGGGTGCCGGCGGCCAGGACCGTGCTCCCCGTCCCCAGGGCGGTCCCGGCGGCGCTCCGCGTCCGCAGGGCGGTCCGGGCGGTGCCCGTCCGACTCCGGGCGGCATGCCCCGTCCGCAGGGTGGCGCTCCGCGTCCCGGCGGCGGTCCGGGCGGTAACCGTCCGAACCCCGGCATGATGCCCCAGCGTCCGGCCGCGGGCAGCCCGCGTCCCGGCGGCGGCCCCGGTGGCCGTGGTCCCGGTGCAGGCGGCGGTCGTCCCGGTGGTCCCGGCGGCGGTCGTCCGGGCGGCGGCTTCGCCGGTCGTCCGGCCGGTCCCGGCGGTGGCGGCGGCGGCTTCGCCGGTCGTCCCGGTGGTCCCGGTGGCGGTGGCGGCGGTTTCGCCGGCCGTCCGGGTGGTCCCGGCGGTGGCGGCGGCGGTCGTCCCGGCTTCGGCGGTCGTCCGGGTGGTCCCGGTGGCCGTGGTGGCACACAGGGTGCGTTCGGCCGTCCCGGCGGTCCGGCGCGTCGCGGTCGCAAGTCGAAGCGGCAGAGGCGCCAGGAGTACGAGGCCATGCAGGCCCCGTCGGTCGGCGGCGTGATGCTGCCTCGCGGCAACGGACAGTCCGTCCGCCTGTCGCGCGGTGCCTCGCTCACCGACTTCGCGGAGAAGATCAACGCCAACCCGGCGTCGCTCGTCGCCGTGATGATGAACCTCGGCGAGATGGTCACTGCCACGCAGTCCGTCTCCGACGAGACCCTCCAGCTGCTCGCCGGCGAGATGAACTACGTCATCGAGATCGTCAGCCCGGAGGAGGAGGACCGCGAGCTTCTCGAGTCCTTCGACATCGAGTTCGGCGAGGACGAGGGCGACGAGGACGACCTCGTGGTCCGTCCGCCGGTCGTGACCGTCATGGGTCACGTCGACCACGGTAAGACCCGCCTTCTCGACACCATCCGCAAGACGAACGTCGTCGCGGGCGAGGCCGGCGGTATCACGCAGCACATCGGTGCGTACCAGGTCGCGACCGAGGTCAACGGTGAAGAGCGCAAGATCACCTTCATCGACACCCCCGGTCACGAGGCGTTCACCGCCATGCGTGCCCGTGGTGCCAAGTCGACCGACATCGCGATCCTCGTGGTGGCGGCCAACGACGGCGTGATGCCCCAGACGATCGAGGCGCTGAACCACGCCAAGGCGGCCGACGTGCCGATCGTGGTCGCGGTCAACAAGATCGACGTCGAGGGTGCCGACCCGACCAAGGTGCGCGGTCAGCTCACCGAGTTCGGTCTGGTGGCCGAGGAGTACGGCGGCGACACGATGTTCGTCGACATCTCCGCCAAGCAGGGCCTCAACATCGAGAGCCTGCTGGAGGCCGTGGTCCTCACCGCGGACGCCTCGCTCGACCTGCGGGCCAACCCGGAGCAGGACGCGCAGGGTATCGCGATCGAGTCCCACCTCGACCGCGGTCGCGGTGCCGTCTCGACGGTCCTGGTCCAGCGCGGCACGCTGCGCATCGGCGACACGATGGTGGTCGGCGACGCGTACGGCCGTGTCCGGGCGATGCTCGACGACAACGGCAACAACGTCGAGGAAGCGGGTCCGTCGACCCCCGTCCTGGTCCTGGGTCTCACCAACGTCCCCGGCGCCGGCGACAACTTCCTGGTCGTCGACGAGGACCGCACGGCGCGTCAGATCGCCGAGAAGCGGGCGGCGCGCGAGCGCAACGCCAACTTCGCCCGCCGGGGTGTCCGGTTCTCCCTGGAGAACCTGGACGAGGCCCTCAAGGCCGGTCTGGTGCAGGAACTCAACCTCATCATCAAGGGCGACGCGTCCGGTTCGGTGGAGGCTCTCGAGTCCTCGCTGCTCCAGCTCGACGTCGGCGACGAGGTCGACATCCGTGTCCTGCACCGCGGTGTGGGTGCGGTCACCGAGTCCGACATCAACCTGGCGACCGGCTCCGACGCCATCGTCATCGGCTTCAACGTCCGCGCTGCGGGCCGCGCGGCGCAGATGGCGGAGCGCGAGGGCGTCGACGTCCGGTACTACTCGGTGATCTACCAGGCCATCGAGGAGATCGAGGCGGCCCTGAAGGGCATGCTGAAGCCGGAGTACGAGGAGGTCGAGCTCGGCACGGCGGAGATCCGCGAGGTCTTCAAGTCGTCCAAGCTGGGCAACATCGCCGGTGTCCTGGTCCGCTCGGGCGAGGTCAAGCGCAACACCAAGGCGCGCCTCATCCGCGACGGCAAGGTCATCGCGGAGAGCCTCAACATCTCCGGGCTGCGTCGCTTCAAGGACGACGTCACCGAGATCCGCGAAGGGTTCGAGGGCGGTATCAACCTCGGCAACTTCAACGACATCAAGGTCGACGACGTCATCGCGACGTACGAGATGCGCGAGAAGCCGCGCTCGTAA
- the nusA gene encoding transcription termination factor NusA — MDIDMSALRGLVREKEISFDLLVEAIESALLIAYHRTEGSRRRARVELDRATGHVTVWAKEDPEDLEEGEEAREFDDTPSGFGRIAATTAKQVILQRLRDAEDDATLGEYAGREGDIVTGVVQQGRDPKNVLVDIGKLEAILPVQEQVPGETYEHGLRLRSYVVRVAKGVRGPSVTLSRTHPNLVKKLFALEVPEIADGSVEIAAIAREAGHRTKIAVRSNRSGLNAKGACIGPMGGRVRNVMAELNGEKIDIVDWSDDPADMVANALSPARVSKVEVVDLAARSARVTVPDYQLSLAIGKEGQNARLAARLTGWRIDIRPDTEQPAEQRGE; from the coding sequence GTGGACATCGACATGAGTGCCCTGCGGGGTCTGGTGCGGGAGAAGGAGATCTCCTTCGACCTGCTGGTCGAGGCGATCGAGTCGGCCCTCCTCATCGCCTACCACCGCACCGAGGGAAGCCGCCGGCGCGCGCGCGTGGAACTCGACCGGGCGACCGGTCACGTGACCGTGTGGGCGAAGGAGGACCCCGAGGACCTGGAGGAGGGCGAGGAGGCGCGCGAGTTCGACGACACCCCCTCGGGGTTCGGCCGGATCGCCGCGACCACCGCCAAGCAGGTCATCCTCCAGCGTCTGCGTGACGCCGAGGACGACGCGACCCTCGGCGAGTACGCGGGCCGCGAGGGCGACATCGTCACCGGTGTGGTCCAGCAGGGCCGCGACCCGAAGAACGTGCTGGTCGACATCGGCAAGCTGGAGGCCATCCTGCCCGTGCAGGAGCAGGTCCCCGGCGAGACCTACGAGCACGGCCTGCGCCTGCGCTCGTACGTCGTACGGGTGGCCAAGGGTGTCCGCGGTCCGTCCGTGACCCTGTCCCGTACGCACCCCAACCTCGTGAAGAAGCTCTTCGCGCTGGAGGTGCCGGAGATCGCCGACGGTTCCGTCGAGATCGCCGCCATCGCCCGCGAGGCGGGCCACCGCACGAAGATCGCCGTCCGGTCCAACCGCAGCGGCCTGAACGCCAAGGGCGCCTGCATCGGCCCGATGGGCGGCCGGGTGCGCAACGTGATGGCCGAGCTGAACGGCGAGAAGATCGACATCGTGGACTGGTCGGACGACCCGGCCGACATGGTGGCCAACGCGCTCTCGCCGGCCCGTGTCTCCAAGGTCGAGGTCGTCGACCTCGCGGCCCGCTCCGCGCGGGTGACGGTCCCCGACTACCAGCTGTCGCTGGCGATCGGCAAGGAGGGCCAGAACGCCCGCCTCGCCGCGCGTCTCACCGGCTGGCGGATCGACATCCGTCCGGACACGGAGCAGCCAGCCGAGCAGCGCGGGGAATAG
- the truB gene encoding tRNA pseudouridine(55) synthase TruB — MTEKTKTPDGLVIVDKPSGFTSHDVVAKMRGIARTRRVGHAGTLDPMATGVLVLGVEKATKLLGHLALTEKEYLGTIRLGQNTLTDDAEGEITSSTDASAVKRDAIDAGVARLTGAIMQVPSKVSAIKIDGVRSYKRAREGEEFEIPARPVTISSFAVYDIRDAVAEDGTPVLDLVVSVVCSSGTYIRAIARDLGADLGVGGHLTALRRTRVGPYKLDSARTLDQLQEELTVMPIAEAAAAAFPRWDVDSKRARLLLNGVRLDMPDEYAGKGTVAVFDPEGQFLALVEEQKGKAKSLAVFA; from the coding sequence ATGACGGAGAAGACCAAAACGCCCGACGGGCTTGTCATCGTGGACAAGCCGTCGGGCTTCACTTCGCACGACGTGGTCGCCAAGATGCGCGGGATCGCCAGGACCCGCAGGGTCGGCCACGCGGGCACCCTCGACCCCATGGCGACGGGCGTGCTCGTCCTCGGCGTCGAGAAGGCCACCAAGCTCCTCGGACACCTCGCGCTCACCGAGAAGGAGTACCTCGGCACGATCCGGCTCGGCCAGAACACGCTGACCGACGACGCCGAGGGCGAGATCACCTCCTCCACGGACGCCTCCGCCGTGAAGCGCGACGCGATCGACGCCGGGGTGGCCAGGCTGACCGGCGCCATCATGCAGGTGCCGTCCAAGGTCAGCGCCATCAAGATCGACGGCGTGCGCTCGTACAAGCGGGCGCGCGAGGGCGAGGAGTTCGAGATCCCGGCCCGCCCGGTGACCATCTCCTCGTTCGCGGTGTACGACATCCGTGACGCGGTCGCCGAGGACGGCACCCCGGTGCTCGACCTGGTCGTCTCCGTCGTCTGCTCGTCGGGCACGTACATCCGGGCCATCGCCCGCGACCTCGGCGCGGACCTGGGCGTCGGCGGTCACCTCACCGCCCTGCGCCGCACCCGCGTCGGCCCGTACAAGCTGGACTCCGCTCGTACCCTGGACCAGCTCCAGGAGGAGCTGACGGTCATGCCGATCGCGGAGGCGGCCGCGGCCGCGTTCCCGCGCTGGGACGTGGACTCCAAGCGGGCCCGGCTGCTGCTCAACGGCGTCCGGCTCGACATGCCCGACGAGTACGCGGGCAAGGGCACCGTCGCGGTCTTCGACCCCGAGGGGCAGTTCCTCGCGCTGGTCGAGGAGCAGAAGGGCAAGGCCAAGAGCCTGGCCGTCTTCGCCTGA
- the rbfA gene encoding 30S ribosome-binding factor RbfA yields MADNARAKRLADLIREVVAQKLQRGIKDPRLGTHVTITDTRVTGDLREATVFYTVYGDDEQRAEAAAGLESAKGVLRSAVGAAAGVKFTPTLTFVADALPDTAKTIEDLLDKARASDAKVREVSAGAAFAGDADPYKKPGEDDEDDSAR; encoded by the coding sequence GTGGCCGACAACGCGCGGGCGAAGAGGCTGGCGGACCTCATCCGAGAGGTGGTGGCCCAGAAGCTGCAACGCGGGATCAAGGACCCGCGGCTCGGCACTCACGTCACCATCACGGACACCCGGGTCACCGGGGACCTCCGGGAGGCCACCGTCTTCTACACGGTGTACGGGGACGACGAGCAGCGTGCCGAGGCGGCCGCGGGCCTGGAGAGCGCCAAGGGCGTGCTCCGCTCGGCCGTCGGCGCGGCGGCGGGCGTGAAGTTCACGCCGACGCTGACGTTCGTCGCGGACGCCCTGCCGGACACCGCCAAGACCATCGAGGACCTGCTCGACAAGGCACGGGCCTCGGACGCGAAGGTGCGCGAGGTCTCGGCCGGCGCGGCCTTCGCGGGTGACGCGGACCCGTACAAGAAGCCGGGCGAGGACGACGAGGACGACTCGGCTCGATGA
- a CDS encoding YlxR family protein: protein MSGRTRARACPERTCVGCRERAAKRDLLRIVAIEGEGVPDHRGTLPGRGAYVHPVPVCLDLAVRRRAIPRALRAPGPLDTAALRLYVEQAAP from the coding sequence GTGTCTGGCCGGACGCGGGCCCGCGCATGCCCTGAACGCACCTGTGTGGGGTGCCGGGAGCGAGCGGCCAAGAGAGACTTGCTGCGCATCGTGGCGATCGAGGGTGAAGGTGTCCCCGATCATCGCGGTACGCTGCCTGGTCGGGGTGCGTACGTGCATCCCGTTCCGGTCTGTCTCGATCTGGCGGTCCGCCGCCGGGCGATCCCACGGGCGCTGCGCGCTCCGGGACCGCTCGACACAGCGGCGTTGCGCCTCTACGTCGAGCAGGCAGCACCGTAA